The window TGACGAGCGTGGTCGACACAGCCGCGAGCGTCGGCGTGATCGCAAGCTGGATGTCGTCCCACATCTGCTTCGGCAGCGTCGAATTGATTCCGCCGCTCACGAAGATCGCGATGGTCAGATCGTCGAAGGAAACGAGGAATGCGAACAGGAACGCCGCCGTCACGCTCGCCATGAGTAGCGGCAGCACGATCGACGTGATGCGCCGCAGCGGCGACGCGCCCATCACGCGGGCTGCGTCGTCCAGCCGCCAGTCGAAGCGCTGGAAGCCGGCCGCGAGGGTGACGACCACATAAGGAATCGCGAGAACCGTATGCCCGAGCACGAGGCCGAGATTGGTGCCCGTAAGCCCGAAGCGGCCGAAGAGATACAGGAGCCCCACCGCGACGACGATGCGCGGCACGATCAGCGGCGCGACGAGCAGCGCGAACACGGGCTTGCTCACGCGGCGCGGCATGCGCGTCATCGCGAGCGTCGCGCCGAAGCCGAGCAGAAGCGACAGCAGCGCGGTGCCCAGACCGACTTCGAATGAACGGATGATGGCGCTGTGCCACACCGGCGAATCCATGAAGGTGCCGAACCATCGCGTGCTGAAGAACTTCGGCGGAAACGCGATGTAGTCGCTCTTCGTGAACGCATATGGAATCACCGAAAGCACCGGCGCGACGAGCATCGCCATGATGACGCACGTATAGAGTCCGAGCGGGCTTGCCGCGCGCGCGGTCGTGTCGGCGCGAACCTTGCGGCGCATCATCAGCGGCGCGCAGACGCGGCCCGCCGTCATCAGCAGCGCGAGCTTGAAACCCTGTGCGCGCGAGCCGCGCGAACGTTCCGTCACTTCGCCCGTCAGCGAGGTCAGCCCGACCATGCGGTCGTAGACGAAAAAGATGACGATCGAGCAGACGAGAAGCACCGTCGAAAGCGCGCCGGCGAAGCGCATGTCGAAGAGTTCGAGCACGGACGAGATCACGAGTTGCGCGATCATCGTTTCCTTCGGCGAACCGAGCAGCGCCGGCACGATGAAGAACCCGAGGCTGGAGATGAACACGAGCAGCCCCGCCGCCGCCACGCCCGGCGACGAGAGCGGCAGAAACACCGTGAAGAAGCTCGTGCTGCGTTCAGCGCCGAGCGTCTCCGCCGCCTGCGCGAGACGGTCGTCGATGCCGCGCATCACGGGAAGCATCGTCATGACGGCGAGCGGCAGCATCGAATGCACCATGCCGATGAGCACGCCGGTCAGCGACGGTATCGTGCCGCTCGTCTCGCGCACGAGACCGAGCGAAAGCGCGATGGTCGAGAGCACGCCGGTCTTCGAAAGCAGCAGCATCCACGCGTAAGTCTTGACGAGATAGCTGGTCCAGAAAGGCAGCATGATCCAGAGGAGCCAGCGTTCGCGCACGCGCTCCGACAGCCGGCTCAGCATGTATGCGACCGGATAGCCGAGCAGAATGGACAGCGCCGCCGTCAGGAACGATATCGCGAAGGTGATCCACAACACCTTGGCGTAGACGGGCGTGCGCGCGATGCGCTCGAACTGCGCGAAGCCGATATTGCCGTCGGGGCCAACGAGGCCGCCTTGCAGGATTTCGCCGACCGGCACGACGAAGAACACCAGCAGGAACAAGAGCGTGGGCACGATCGGCAAAAAGCGCATGAAGCGCGCCAGCACGACGGACCGGCCGCGCCGCGCGGCCTCGTTTTCGCGGTGCGCATGAAGAGCGATGGTCATGACGGTTCCTCAGGCGTGTAGCAGCGTCGTGCGATGCGGGTCCCACGTGAGGCCGACTCGGTCGCCGACGCGCGGGCTCACGCTGCGCCCGCAGCGTACGGTCAGCTCGCTGCCGTCGCTCATCGAGAGATGCACGCGCGTGTCGCTGCCGAAGAACACGACATCCGAAATCGTGCCGTCGACAAAGCCGCTCTGCGGTTCGACGATGCGCGGCGCCTCGGGACGCACGAGCAGCGTGTGGCGCGTCGCGTGCGCGCCCGACGCGCCGGTCGGCAGAGGGATGCGGCCGCCCGCCGCGAGCAGGATCGGTTCGCCGCTGGCGCCTCGTGTCGCGTCGAGTTCGCCTTCCAGCAGATTCGAATGGCCGATGAAGCCCGCCGCAAAGCGAGTGGCCGGACGATCGTAGAGATCCGCAGGCGTGCCCACCTGTTCGATGCGCGCCTGGTTCATGAGACAGATGCGATCGGAAAGCGTGAGCGCTTCGTCCTGATCGTGCGTCACGTAGACGAAAGTCGCGCCGAGTTCCTTGTGCAGGCTTCGAATTTCGGCCTGCATGTGTTCGCGCAGCTTCTTGTCGAGCGCGCCGAGCGGCTCGTCGAGCAGGATCACCGAAGGCCGGTACGCGAAGCATCGCGCGAGCGCAATGCGCTGCTGCTGCCCGCCCGACAGCTCCTTGGGAAAGCGCTTCGCGTACTCACTCATGCGCACCATGGCGAGCGCGTCGTCGACTGCGGCGCGCACTTCATCGCGTGACTTGCGGCGCATGCGCAGACCGTATGCCACGTTGTCCCACACGCTCATGTGCGGGAACAACGCGTAGCTCTGAAACACCATGCCGATGCCGCGCTTGCCTGGCTCGACATGCGTGACGTCGCGCCCGTCGATTTCGATGCGCCCCGCGCTCGGCGCGACGAGGCCGGAAATCATCTGCAACAAGGTCGTCTTGCCCGAACCCGAGGGACCGAGCAGTGTCAGGAATTCGCCCGCCTGCACGACGAGGTCCGTCGGTTCCAGCGCGACTGAATCGCCGTAGCGCTTCGCGATGCCGATCGCCTCGAGTTTAGAGCTCATCATCCGCTCCTTACGAAATGATCCAGGAATTGAACCGTTCGGTGACCTTCTGGCGGTTCTCTTCCCACCATTGCGGGCTCGGCAGCTTCATGTTCCTGATGTTGTCCGGGGCCGTCGGCAGCAGGGCCGCGCGCTCCTTGCTGATGGTCTCGAAGGACTTCCTGTTGGTCGGGCCGTAGGCCAGCGTGCGCGTGAGCAAGGCCTGACGTTTCGCATCGGCGCAAAAACGCACGAACTGTCTGGCCTCCTCGGCGCGAGGCGTGCCCTTCGGAATGCCCCAGCCTTCGATCGAATAGAGGCCCTGATTCCACACGATCGTCACCGGCGCGCCGTTGTCCTTCGCGGCTTGCGCGCGGCCGTTCCAGGTCGAGATCATGTCGACGTCGCCACTCTGGATCGCCTGCATCGCCTGCGCACCGGACGTCCACCAGATGTTGATGTGCGGCTTGATCTTGTCGAGGCTCTTGAACGCGCGGTCGACGTCGAGCGGATAGAGCTTGTCGAGCGGCACGCCGTCCGCGAGCAGCGCCTGTTCGAGCGTGTCGAGCGGACTGCGGCGCAGGCAGCGGCGGCCCGGGAATTTCTTCACGTCCCAGAAGTCCGCCCATGACTTCGGGCCGTTGTCCTTGAACTTGTCCGCCCGGTACGCGAGCACGGTCGAATAGACGTCGACGCCGAGCCAGTTGGGCGTAATGGCTTCGGGCATGATGTCCGGATAGTCGCTCGCTTTGAGGCCGATCGGCTCCAGCAGGCCTTTCGCTTCGAGATACGGAATGTCGGCCGAAAGGGTCAGCGTCGTGACGTCCCACACATAGTTCTTCGTTTGCACCATCGCCGCGAACTGCGCGACCGGTTGAGACTCGCGCGCGACGCTGACGACCTTGATGCCGGTCGCCTTCTCGAACGGGTCATAGAAGGCTTCGCGATATGCGGTCGTGTACGGGCCGCCCGGGTCCGATACGACGATCTGCTTCGTTTGAGCGCGTGCGGCCAGCGGCATCGCGCCAGCCACGGCGAGCGCGCCCGCGCCGTGCAAAATGCGGCGGCGCGCCGGGTTGAAGTCTTGCGTCATGGTTCAGGTCTCCCGCACTGCGGTTAAGAAGAAGCGGCTCGACTTCAGCCCGGTTTAATTGGCCCGATTCATTTGGCGCGCTTTTTGAAGAACTCTTCCATCATGCGAGCGGGCTCGCCGGAGTCGTAGGCCTCGCGCTGGATGCGCATGCCCGCCTCGATACAGTCGACGAAACCCGGCTCGGTCATCTCGCGGAAACGCTGTTTGTCCAGACGCATCGCGACAGGCGGCTTCGCGGCAAGCTCGGTGGCGATTTCCAGCGCCTTCTCGAAGACCTTGTCCTGCTCGACGACGTGATGAATCAGCCCGATGCGATAGCACTCGTCGGCATCCATCAGACGGCCGGTGAGCGTGAGTTCGATGGTGCGCGACATGCCGAGCATCGAATTCATGATCCACGGGCCGGTCGTGCTGGCGATGCCCGCATTGATCTCCGGCTGGCCCATTCGCACGCCCGGATGACCCACGCGGATATCTCCGAGCAACGCGACCTGAAACGCCGAGCCGGCGGCCGTGCCGTTGAGGGCCATGACGAGCGGCTTGCTCAGGCCACGCAACGCCGCGTAATAGCGCTGCCACTCCTTGACCCACGCCACGGCGCGTTCGCCGTCGAAGTCGTGCGCTTCCGACAGATCCTGCCCCGCCGAAAACGCGCGGTCGCCAGCGCCCGTCATGATGATCGCGGCAACATCGTCGTCGGCATTGAAGCGCTCGAGCGCCGCGATGATCATTTCGCGCATCGGCGTGGTCCACGCGTTCAGGCGATCGGGACGATTCAACGTGATGACCGCGACGCGGCCGTGATTTGAAAACAGGACGTCTTGGCTCATGGCTTATCGCATAGCAATAGTTAGTGGTGTAATGCAATATAGGACCATCAAAAATACGGTGCAAGCGGGTTTACGCGAAAGCAGTGCGAATCGATGAAAAGTTGCCCTCCCCGACATTCGCCACGCGATGCGACGCGGGCAAGCATTGCTCCCTTGCTCTCCTTACGTGGAAACCCTTGGTTGACGCAGCTACGAACCTGGACGCAAACTTGAAGCGCTTCAAATCCGGCTCGAATGAGACAGGACGCGCCGTGTGTGGCGACCGTGAATCGAATCGCTAACACGCAATTCTTAAAATAACAACAGTTTCGCGCCTAGTATTTGAAGCGCTTCAATTTCAAACAATACATGGAGACACCGCATGCCGACGCGCCTTCCTCGCACGATCTTTCGCTCACTCGCCGCCGCGTGCATCGCTGCATCGAGCCTCACCGCGGCGCAGGCCGCGGACATCAAGATCGGCGCCCTCTTTCCTTTTAGCGGCGGACTCGCGTTGCTGGGCGACGAGAGCTATCGCGGCGTGCAGCTCGCCGTCGATGAACGCAACGCCGCGGGCGGCATCAACGGCGAAAAAGTGGTGCTCGTCAAAGCCGATGCCGTCGATGCAAACCAGGCCGTCGGCGAAGCACGGCGTCTGACTTCGGTGGAGAACGTGTCGGCGGTGTTCGGGAGCTACTCGTCGGCGGTGTCGTCGGCGGCGACTCAAGTAACCGAGCTCGCTGGCGTGCCCTTCTTCGAACTCGGTGCGACCGCGGACACCATCACGAGCCGCGGCTTCAAGTATCTGTATCGCAGCAACTCGACCACGAAGACCTTCGCGGACGGCACGCTGGAAGCACTCACCAAGGTCGTCGCGCCGCAGTTGAAGGTGGATCCGAAGACGCTGAAGATCGCCATCATTGCGGAAGACGGGCCGTACGGCACACTCGTATCCGGCTTTCAGAAGGAAGGCGCGAAGAAGCTCGGTCTGAACGTCGTGCAGGTGCTGCCGTACTCGGCGAAGAGCGTCGATCTGTCGTCGCTGATCCTGCGTCTCAAGGGCGCGGATGTCGATGTCGTGCTGCAAACCTCTTACCAGAACGACTCGATCCTGTTCTTCCGCCAGGCCGCGCAAGCAGGCTTCAAGCCGAGGGCGGTGATCGGCGCGGGCGGCGGCTACTCGCTCGCGGATACGGCCAAGGCCGTCGGCGCGCAGATGAACGGCGTATACGACATCGACTTCCCGCAAGTCGCGATGAACGAAAAAGGCGCGCCCGGCCTGGACACGTTCACCGCCGAATATCAGAAGCATTTCGGGATGGCGCCGCGCTCGGGTCACAGTCTCGTGAACTATGTCGGCGCGAAGGCTTTCCTCGACGTTCTCGCCAACGCGAAATCCACCGACAAGGACAAGATTCGCGCGGCCGTGCTCGCCTACAAGAAAGCGGCCGGCACGACCGCGGCCGGCTGGGGCTTCCAGTTTGCCGACAACGGCCAGAACCAGCTCGCGACCACCAACGTGATGCAGTGGCAAGGCGGCAAGCTCGTGACCGTGTATCCGGAAGCGGTCGCGATCGCCAAGCCGGTCACGGCGCAGTAAATCCGCCGCACTCGCTCCGCCGCAGTCAATCCGCGTTTCTCTTTCACTCGAACCGCGTGGCGCCGACGCGCTGCGCGGTCTCCAGGAAAAGTGCATGTCCATTCTTCTGCAACTTCTCGTCAACGGCCTGTTGCTGGGCGGCGCGTACGCGATCATCAGCATCGGCCTGACGCTGATCTTCGGCGTCGTGCGGGTGGTCAACTTCGCGCACGGCGAACTGCTGATGGTCGGCATGTACGCCGTGTGGCTGCTCGCCGCGAAGCTCGGCTGGCACCCGTATGTATCCGCGGTGCCGGTCGCCTTGCTTCTGTTCGCCCTCGGCGTGCTGATCCAGCGCTTCATCATCCAGCCGCTGCTCTCGGCCGACGCGCACATCCAGATCTTCGCGACCGTCGGCGTATCGACCGCACTCGTCAATCTCGCGCTCATGATCTTCGGCGCGGACGTGCATCCCGTCGACGTGAGCTTCGGCACCGAGCACCTGCAATTCGGCGATATCAACATTGTGAGCGGGCAGCTGATCACTTTCGCCGCGGCGCTGGCGGTCGCGGGCGGCGTGCATCTGTTCCTGCAGCGCACCTACACGGGACGCGCGTTTCGCGCGGTGGCGCAGCATCGCTACGCGGCCTCGCTGATGGGCGTCAACGTGAAGACCACGTATGTGCTCGCGTTCGGCATCGGCGCGG is drawn from Caballeronia sp. NK8 and contains these coding sequences:
- a CDS encoding ABC transporter permease subunit, translated to MTIALHAHRENEAARRGRSVVLARFMRFLPIVPTLLFLLVFFVVPVGEILQGGLVGPDGNIGFAQFERIARTPVYAKVLWITFAISFLTAALSILLGYPVAYMLSRLSERVRERWLLWIMLPFWTSYLVKTYAWMLLLSKTGVLSTIALSLGLVRETSGTIPSLTGVLIGMVHSMLPLAVMTMLPVMRGIDDRLAQAAETLGAERSTSFFTVFLPLSSPGVAAAGLLVFISSLGFFIVPALLGSPKETMIAQLVISSVLELFDMRFAGALSTVLLVCSIVIFFVYDRMVGLTSLTGEVTERSRGSRAQGFKLALLMTAGRVCAPLMMRRKVRADTTARAASPLGLYTCVIMAMLVAPVLSVIPYAFTKSDYIAFPPKFFSTRWFGTFMDSPVWHSAIIRSFEVGLGTALLSLLLGFGATLAMTRMPRRVSKPVFALLVAPLIVPRIVVAVGLLYLFGRFGLTGTNLGLVLGHTVLAIPYVVVTLAAGFQRFDWRLDDAARVMGASPLRRITSIVLPLLMASVTAAFLFAFLVSFDDLTIAIFVSGGINSTLPKQMWDDIQLAITPTLAAVSTTLVILIALVVAVSSWLKRRAR
- a CDS encoding enoyl-CoA hydratase/isomerase family protein gives rise to the protein MSQDVLFSNHGRVAVITLNRPDRLNAWTTPMREMIIAALERFNADDDVAAIIMTGAGDRAFSAGQDLSEAHDFDGERAVAWVKEWQRYYAALRGLSKPLVMALNGTAAGSAFQVALLGDIRVGHPGVRMGQPEINAGIASTTGPWIMNSMLGMSRTIELTLTGRLMDADECYRIGLIHHVVEQDKVFEKALEIATELAAKPPVAMRLDKQRFREMTEPGFVDCIEAGMRIQREAYDSGEPARMMEEFFKKRAK
- a CDS encoding ABC transporter substrate-binding protein; the protein is MPTRLPRTIFRSLAAACIAASSLTAAQAADIKIGALFPFSGGLALLGDESYRGVQLAVDERNAAGGINGEKVVLVKADAVDANQAVGEARRLTSVENVSAVFGSYSSAVSSAATQVTELAGVPFFELGATADTITSRGFKYLYRSNSTTKTFADGTLEALTKVVAPQLKVDPKTLKIAIIAEDGPYGTLVSGFQKEGAKKLGLNVVQVLPYSAKSVDLSSLILRLKGADVDVVLQTSYQNDSILFFRQAAQAGFKPRAVIGAGGGYSLADTAKAVGAQMNGVYDIDFPQVAMNEKGAPGLDTFTAEYQKHFGMAPRSGHSLVNYVGAKAFLDVLANAKSTDKDKIRAAVLAYKKAAGTTAAGWGFQFADNGQNQLATTNVMQWQGGKLVTVYPEAVAIAKPVTAQ
- a CDS encoding ABC transporter substrate-binding protein; amino-acid sequence: MTQDFNPARRRILHGAGALAVAGAMPLAARAQTKQIVVSDPGGPYTTAYREAFYDPFEKATGIKVVSVARESQPVAQFAAMVQTKNYVWDVTTLTLSADIPYLEAKGLLEPIGLKASDYPDIMPEAITPNWLGVDVYSTVLAYRADKFKDNGPKSWADFWDVKKFPGRRCLRRSPLDTLEQALLADGVPLDKLYPLDVDRAFKSLDKIKPHINIWWTSGAQAMQAIQSGDVDMISTWNGRAQAAKDNGAPVTIVWNQGLYSIEGWGIPKGTPRAEEARQFVRFCADAKRQALLTRTLAYGPTNRKSFETISKERAALLPTAPDNIRNMKLPSPQWWEENRQKVTERFNSWIIS
- a CDS encoding ABC transporter ATP-binding protein, with translation MSSKLEAIGIAKRYGDSVALEPTDLVVQAGEFLTLLGPSGSGKTTLLQMISGLVAPSAGRIEIDGRDVTHVEPGKRGIGMVFQSYALFPHMSVWDNVAYGLRMRRKSRDEVRAAVDDALAMVRMSEYAKRFPKELSGGQQQRIALARCFAYRPSVILLDEPLGALDKKLREHMQAEIRSLHKELGATFVYVTHDQDEALTLSDRICLMNQARIEQVGTPADLYDRPATRFAAGFIGHSNLLEGELDATRGASGEPILLAAGGRIPLPTGASGAHATRHTLLVRPEAPRIVEPQSGFVDGTISDVVFFGSDTRVHLSMSDGSELTVRCGRSVSPRVGDRVGLTWDPHRTTLLHA